A part of Arenicella xantha genomic DNA contains:
- a CDS encoding type II toxin-antitoxin system Phd/YefM family antitoxin gives MKTELVTNLKRQATKILSDLHATKEPVLITEHGRPSAYLLDVEDYEAMQDRLKILEGISRGEIGYLEGRVASHDQAKERMAKWLR, from the coding sequence ATGAAAACAGAACTAGTAACAAACCTTAAGCGACAAGCCACTAAGATCCTTTCTGACTTGCACGCTACGAAAGAACCAGTACTTATCACCGAACACGGTCGCCCATCTGCGTACTTGCTTGACGTAGAAGATTATGAGGCAATGCAGGATCGCCTAAAAATACTCGAAGGAATTTCACGTGGTGAAATTGGATATTTAGAAGGTCGAGTTGCCTCACACGACCAAGCTAAGGAAAGAATGGCCAAATGGTTAAGATAG
- a CDS encoding type II toxin-antitoxin system RelE/ParE family toxin, with product MVKIVWTDSALDDLDEIAEYIALDKIGAAKKLIQKIFSKVDLLADQPELGRMPPELQGENYREIIVGPCRVFYRVLSEEVVILYVMRSERLLRMFILEERGKTEN from the coding sequence ATGGTTAAGATAGTATGGACTGATTCTGCCTTAGATGATTTAGATGAAATTGCTGAGTATATCGCTTTAGATAAAATCGGCGCCGCCAAAAAACTCATTCAGAAGATTTTTTCTAAAGTTGATCTGCTTGCAGATCAACCTGAACTGGGCAGAATGCCTCCGGAACTGCAAGGAGAGAACTATCGCGAAATTATAGTTGGCCCCTGCAGAGTATTTTATCGTGTGTTGTCCGAAGAGGTGGTTATCTTGTATGTGATGAGAAGTGAAAGACTATTGAGAATGTTTATATTAGAAGAGCGTGGAAAAACTGAAAACTAA